A portion of the Calothrix sp. 336/3 genome contains these proteins:
- a CDS encoding class I SAM-dependent methyltransferase — protein MLLRPNQRTKLDDTDDKLFYVYPRFVTHVDEGFIQQLTDLYRDRLQPHTRIFDMMSSWVSHLPEELQFDHVEGHGLNGEELSRNPRLNNYFVQNLNDNPKLPCKDGEFDAVLNCVSVQYLQYPEAIFTEIHRILKPGGIAIISFSNRMFFQKAIQAWREGSESTRVELVKGYFTSVPGFTPPEVIIRQSSAPNFLQWLGVASGDPFYAVIAYRD, from the coding sequence ATGTTGCTGAGACCAAATCAACGCACTAAGCTAGATGACACAGATGACAAGTTATTTTATGTTTATCCTCGCTTTGTCACCCATGTAGACGAAGGGTTCATTCAACAGCTAACAGATTTATATCGCGATCGCCTCCAACCCCACACACGCATTTTCGATATGATGAGCAGTTGGGTATCCCACCTTCCAGAAGAGCTACAATTTGACCATGTGGAAGGACATGGATTGAATGGAGAAGAACTCAGTCGCAATCCCCGATTAAATAACTATTTTGTCCAAAATCTCAACGATAATCCCAAACTACCCTGCAAAGATGGAGAATTTGACGCTGTTCTCAACTGCGTCTCTGTACAATACCTCCAATATCCCGAAGCCATATTTACCGAAATCCATCGCATTCTCAAACCTGGTGGAATTGCCATCATTAGCTTTTCTAATCGGATGTTCTTTCAAAAAGCTATCCAAGCATGGCGAGAAGGCTCCGAATCAACTCGCGTGGAATTAGTCAAGGGCTATTTTACCTCAGTTCCTGGCTTTACTCCTCCAGAAGTAATTATTCGCCAATCTAGCGCTCCTAATTTCCTCCAGTGGCTAGGTGTGGCAAGCGGCGATCCATTTTATGCTGTGATAGCTTACCGAGATTAG